The nucleotide sequence GGTCGGCGCGGGCTCCTCAACGAAAATCGGGCCGGCATCGTAGATGGAGACAGGAAGAGCGACCATGTCGTTTTCGGGGAAATAGGTAAATGCCTTGGGATTGTACAGTGCTTCCGACCACGCGCCGGCCTGCTCATCGGTCAGGACGACGTTGTGGGCCAGAATGGGATTGGCGAAGTCGCTGACATCGAAGATGGAAAGTTGAACGCCGCGCGGCCACGAAATATCGCCTTCCGGAATATACTGCCCGACGGTAAGCAGGTGATTCTCATCCATCGGCACGATGAATGTCGAGAACCCGGGAACCTTGAGCTCGCCGACGATGCGCGGACTGGCGGGATCCGAAATGTCCAACGTGAACAATGGGTCGATCTGGCGAAACGTGACCACGAACCCGCGATTTCCAATGAACCGTGCCGATTGAACCGTTTCGCCCGGGGCAATATTCTCGACGCTGCCCATGATCGCCAATGTGCCGTCGCTTTCACCCAGAACGTACACGTTGTTGGTCGATTCCGTCCGCTGCCCATCGGGGAAGAACGTCGGATCGACCGTCGACGCCACGCGGAGATAGCCGTCGTATTCGCCCATTGAGTATTGGTTCAGGATTCGGCCGGGAACGGAACCGGCGGCCACGGGTGTCGCGCCGGAGTCGGAGTAGGCGAGCTTGTAGATAGCCGTGGTGGAGCGCTGCGTCCCGAGAAAGTCGTATTGTGTGTTGGTGAGGTACAGGGCCTGCGTGGATGAGTAGATCAGGCCCGGTTCGGCAACGAGCCCCACGGCGGCAAATGTGCCGTCACCGTCCACGTTCATGCTGACGACGGAGACGATGCCGAACCCGTCCGGATCTTCAGGGCGATACAGGTTCTCCCAGGTGACCACATCACCGCTGACCGTAGTTCCGTCCGGTCCCTGCCGTGTGAAATGGGGGATCACCGTTTCGGCCGGGACCTGCGTCTGGGACATGTCCCGCGTGCCGAGCACCGGCAAAACGTCGAAGTAGTAGTTCTGGTAATTGGCAAGTACGAGGTGGAGCGTACCGTCGATCATGCGGCTGGAGGCCTGGGTTCCATCGAAGGAGGTCGTGGAAACGGGCAACGGCGCGGAGCGGTCCGAGACATCGAGGATCGTGACAATGGTCTGCGGACGAGAATACTGGAATGGCGCAAACGGCTCGGGGCCCTCAATTGGGTCATCTGCGCCGACTGCGTTCGCGGAGGTACCTTCCGCGGCAACCCCGCCGGAGTCCGAATCGTCAATCCCGACCACGTCATCGGCCGGCAGCGGCGCGTCGTAGAAGATTAGATCCCCAAACGTTTGCGTAATCGCAATGATGCGTTCACCGCGGAGGTACATGTCCTGGGCGTATCCCTCCAGGGTGTACCGCCCGAGCAAATCGAGTTGGTCCGCCGGCGTGATGCGGGCGATGCGCAACTCGCTATCGCTGAGGACATAGACGAACGTCCCGTCAGTCTTGACCACGTCGGCCTCGTCTACGCCTTCCTCCTGAATCGTCGTTCCGGAAACAGGTTCGGCGTCAGCCTCGCCTGCAGCCTCACCGCTTCCGCCTTGTACCGGAGCGGGCGGGGGCGCTCCGTCTGCGACGGCATCGTCAAAGTCGATGAGTCCGCCCGGCTCCGCTACGCGTTGGCCGTTGCTCTCAACTTGCGCGTTGAAATATTGCTGAAATTCCTGCTCCGATTCGAACCGCTTCAGGTTTGGAGAAGCTGATGGAGGGACATTTGTACTCAGGAAATCGCAACCCGATGACGTCAGCAAGGCGAGTGGTAGGGCCAGAGCACAGAGGCGTTTCATCGAATCACTCCTGGGAAAAGTGCGAAGGCACGCTGAAGTCGGGCAGCCACGCGGGCCGAAGCGGCTTCACGAACAACCTGTGGAGGCAGGCTGAAATTTCAAACTTGGCGAATTCAGGCGACACAAGAGCCACCCACAAACCGTCACCGGCCACGCGCCTTTGGCCGACGAGGGTATCCTCTCATTGCCCAGCACTGACTCCGCTCACCCCATCATCGGTAAGTATCCGATCCGGAAATGACCGGTCAAGTGGAGGCAGGGCGTTCTTATCAGCCTCTGAGGCGCGCGATTTCGAAACATCGCGGTAACAAGCTCAATGCTCGCAACGGAAGCCACCGATGCTGCTGGCCTGTGCACCGTTTTTCGGACATGATGCCCGCCTTGCACGGGAGTTCGGAGCGTAAAGCACCATCGCCCGATTGGAGATGTCTCAGGAAGTCGGTCCTGGACAATGATGACAGCATCCGCCAAGCGGGGTCGCCGATATTGATCGTACGGCGGCCCGTCTTTGCAGGGCGCGCGTTAAGACTGCGGACGGCTGGGCCGGAAATGCCGGTGGTTCCGCGGGTTGCAGCGCTAGTCATCACTGTTCCAGGAGCCGAGCATCGTGAATACCAGTATGAGCATGACACAGGCCCCCGCGCATATTGCGCATGAACCCAAGGGACTTTCCACGTGGCAATGGGCAGCGATTGTTCTGGCCGGGGCCGGACTCGCGCTGCTGATCTACAGTTCGCTCGGAGCGGAACATGGCGCGCATGGTGGCGGTCATGGCGTGGAACATGTCCATGCACCCACGATCTGGTCGGTCGTTCCGTTCGTGGGTCTGCTGCTGTGCATTGCCATCTTCCCGCTGGTGCCGTCCATCGCGCACTGGTGGGAAAGCAATCAGAATCGCCTGCTGGTGGCGAGTCTTTTCGGCGCGGCGACTCTGGCGTACTACCTGTTCGCCTACAACGTGGAGAAGGTCGTCACGGTCCTCGAGCATGCTGTGCTGGCGGAATACATCCCATTCATCGTCCTGCTCTTTTCACTGTATGTCATCAGCGGAGGAATCGCCCTGCGCGGCGACCTGGCGGCGCATCCTGCCACGAACACCACATTCCTCGGCGTCGGTGCGGTGATCGCCAGCTTTGTGGGTACGACCGGCGCGTCGATGCTCCTGATCCGACCACTGCTCCAGACGAACTCCGAGCGGAAGCACGTTACGCACACCGTGATCTTCTTCATCTTTCTGGTCAGCAACATCGGTGGATGTCTGCTGCCCATCGGTGATCCGCCGCTGTTCCTCGGGTATCTCAAGGGTGTGCCGTTTCTGTGGACATTTAATCTCGTCGTGGAATGGGCCGTGACGAGCGCCGTACTCCTGGCCATCTATTTCTTCTGGGATTCAGTCGCCTACAAGAAGGAGACGATTCGCGACATCGTCCGGGACGAAACGCAGCGTACGCCGCTCCGCCTGCACGGGAAGCTCAATCTCGTGTGGCTGCTGGGGGTTGTTCTCTGTGTGGCGTTGGTCAAGCCGGGTGAAGAATTCCTCGGGATGGGCTTCGTTTCGTTCCCCTTCATGCGCGAGCTCCTGATGCTTGGGCTCGTGGCCCTGTCACTGAATCTCACGCCCGGCCGCATACGGGAAATGAACAAATTCAACTATGCGGCGATCCTTGAAGTCGCGGCGCTGTTCATCGGCATCTTCATCGCGATGCAGGCGCCCATCGAGATCCTGCGGGCGAGCGGCGAGAGGCTGGAGCCGCTCCTGAGTTCCCCGATGCGTTTCTTCTGGGCGACGGGAGCACTGTCCAGCTTCCTGGATAACGCGCCAACGTACGTTGTGTTCTTCGAGTCGGCCGTGTCCATGACGCCGCACGATGCTGTCGGTCCAGGGGTGCTTCATCTTGTGGACGGCGGGACCATCCAGCAGAGCATGCTGACGGCGATCTCGCTGGGCGCCGTGTTCATGGGCGCGATGACCTACATCGGGAACGGCCCGAATTTCATGGTCCGCAGCATTGCGGAGCAGGCCGGGGTGAAGATGCCGAGCTTCTTCGGGTATATGATCTACAGCGTGGGGATCCTCGTTCCGCTGTTCCTCGCGGTGACGTTGATCTTCGTACATTGACCGTCGGGTCAGGCGACGCCGCGGGGGCCACCGCTGGCGATGAGCATGCGCGGGAGAGATGATGTCTGGGGAAACGAAGCCCTGGTGGCGGCGTGACTGGCTTGCGCTGATGCTGATCGGTGCGCTCGTCGCCGTGTATTTGTGGAATTTGCGGCCACTGCCGCCGCTGGAGGGCTGGGATTCGACCTACGAAGCGGCGCTCGCCGAAGCGCAGGCCGGGAAGAAGCACATCCTGCTTGCCTTTTCGCAGAAAGGCTGCGCGCCATGCATGATCATGGAGCGGCGCGTGTTGCCCAGCCGGACCGTGGTCGATGCGCTCAAAACCTATATTCCCGTGAAGGTGGACGTAGTGGCCGACCCGGCGCTGGCGGAGCGCTATCACGTATTCGCCACGCCTACGTACATCGTAACGGATGCCCAGGGCGAGCCTCTGGCGCGGACGGAAGGGTCCACGTCGGCCAAGGATTTCGCGGCGTTTCTCTCCATTGCTGAAGAAGCGCGACCGCAGCGAACACTGACTCAGTAGCCGACTCCGCCCTGCACATTGCCGAAGCCGCTCAAGGCGGGACGGCGCGGTCATGCGCGAACCAGCGGTGCCACGCCGAGCAGCCGAGGTCTGAGAAACTGGCCCGTGTGACTTTTCGCGTCTTGGGCGATCTGCTCCGGCGGACCTTCAGCCACGAGGAATCCGCCGGCGTCACCGCCTTCCGGTCCGAGGTCGATAATCCAGTCGGCGCTCTTGATGATGTCCAGGTTGTGCTCGATGCAGAGGACGGTATCACCCCGTTCGACCAGTCTGTTCAGCACGGCCGCCAATTGACGCACATCGCCGAAGTGCAGGCCTGTCGTCGGCTCATCGAGGACGTAGATCGTGTGACCCTCGCCCCCGCGCTGTAGTTCGGCGGCCAGCTTGATGCGCTGGGCCTCGCCGCCGGAGAGCGTGTTCGAGGCTTGCCCCATGGCGACATAACTCAGGCCCACGTCGCGCAGGACCTGGAGACGCTTGCGGATAAGTCGAAACTGCTCGAAGAAGGTGGCCGCTTCCTCCACGCGCATGTCCAACACGTCGGCGATGGTCTTGCCGCGATAACGGACCTCCAAGGTCTCGCGGTTGTAGCGGGAACCGCCACACTCGGCGCAGGTCATGAATACGTCCGGGAGGAAATGCATGGTGACGCGGCGCGTGCCCTGGCCTTCGCAGGCGTCGCACCGTCCACCCTTGACGTTGAAGCTGAAGCGATTGGGTCCGTATCCGCGGATGCGTGCCGTGCGCGTGCGGGCGTAGAGCTTGCGAATCAGATCGAAGACACCGACGTAGGTGGCGGGATTGCTGCGCGGCGTGCGGCCGAGCGGCGACTGATCAACCTCGACGATGCGGTCCACGAGTTCGGCGCCGCGAATTTCCTGGAATGATCCCGGGCGAGCGCCTTTGTGCTCGACGGCGCGTCGCAGGGCGCGAACGAGCACGTCGGAAACGAGCGTGCTCTTGCCGCTGCCGGAGACACCGGTCACGCAGAGGAAACGGCCTAGCGGGAAGCGGACCTCGAGATTCTTGAGGTTGTTGGCAGTCACGCCGGTAAGTGCAACGCAGCGATCGAAATCGGGCTCGCGGCGGCGATCGGGAACGGGAATCGACAGTTCGCCGCGAAGGAAACGGGCGGTGGAGGATTCGTCGGACCTCAGTACGGCGTGAGGTGGGCCTTCCGCGACGATTCGTCCGCCGCGGTCTCCGGCACCGGGGCCCACGTCGATGAGATGGTCCGCCGCCACGATAATCTCTTCGTCGTGCTCGACGACGACGACGGTGTTTCCGAGGTCTGCGAGGTTTCTAAGGATGGAGGCCAATCGGCGGCTGTCTCGCGGGTGCAGTCCGATCGTGGGCTCGTCGAGAACGTAGCACACGCCGGCGAGTCCGCCGCCGATCTGCGTGGCGAGCCGAATGCGCTGCCATTCGCCGCCGGAGAGCGTTGCGGTGGTGCGGTCAAGCGAGAGGTACTCCAGGCCGGCTTCGTTCAGGAAGCGGAGTCGATGGCGAATGTCCCGAATCAGTGGTTCAGCAATGGGAATGTCGCTCTTGTCGAAGGACAGGGATTCGAAAAACGTCTTGGCCCGGGCAATGGTACGGCTCGTCAGTTCGGCAATGTTCAGCTCCTTCACAAGTACACAACGCGCCTCCGGCCGCAACCGCGATCCGTTGCAGGCGGGGCAGGGGGACTCGCTCAAGAACGCGTGCAGCCGCTGTTTGAGGGAATCCGAATCCGTGTCCGCCCATCTCCTGCGAAGATTGGGCAGGACCCCTTCAAAGGCAGCTCCGAACTCCTTCTCCTGCTCCCCGGTCGTGCCGTGTAGAAGCAGGTCCAGCGTCTGCGGTGCGAGCGTTCGGACGGGA is from Phycisphaerae bacterium and encodes:
- a CDS encoding beta-propeller domain-containing protein translates to MKRLCALALPLALLTSSGCDFLSTNVPPSASPNLKRFESEQEFQQYFNAQVESNGQRVAEPGGLIDFDDAVADGAPPPAPVQGGSGEAAGEADAEPVSGTTIQEEGVDEADVVKTDGTFVYVLSDSELRIARITPADQLDLLGRYTLEGYAQDMYLRGERIIAITQTFGDLIFYDAPLPADDVVGIDDSDSGGVAAEGTSANAVGADDPIEGPEPFAPFQYSRPQTIVTILDVSDRSAPLPVSTTSFDGTQASSRMIDGTLHLVLANYQNYYFDVLPVLGTRDMSQTQVPAETVIPHFTRQGPDGTTVSGDVVTWENLYRPEDPDGFGIVSVVSMNVDGDGTFAAVGLVAEPGLIYSSTQALYLTNTQYDFLGTQRSTTAIYKLAYSDSGATPVAAGSVPGRILNQYSMGEYDGYLRVASTVDPTFFPDGQRTESTNNVYVLGESDGTLAIMGSVENIAPGETVQSARFIGNRGFVVTFRQIDPLFTLDISDPASPRIVGELKVPGFSTFIVPMDENHLLTVGQYIPEGDISWPRGVQLSIFDVSDFANPILAHNVVLTDEQAGAWSEALYNPKAFTYFPENDMVALPVSIYDAGPIFVEEPAPTGSVATVGSDGATVVENQVEPVPPLGDDTGNDGTEVDVVEEPWVPGGFDGLVVYHATAANGFQEMGRIDTRFVEEGYFYPYFTRGVFVGDRVYAVTNYGIRGGMVSDMTAMPYELLIAEPVSYDPPIPVEPDGGIGDGVAGSEGPAR
- a CDS encoding sodium:proton antiporter, whose amino-acid sequence is MTQAPAHIAHEPKGLSTWQWAAIVLAGAGLALLIYSSLGAEHGAHGGGHGVEHVHAPTIWSVVPFVGLLLCIAIFPLVPSIAHWWESNQNRLLVASLFGAATLAYYLFAYNVEKVVTVLEHAVLAEYIPFIVLLFSLYVISGGIALRGDLAAHPATNTTFLGVGAVIASFVGTTGASMLLIRPLLQTNSERKHVTHTVIFFIFLVSNIGGCLLPIGDPPLFLGYLKGVPFLWTFNLVVEWAVTSAVLLAIYFFWDSVAYKKETIRDIVRDETQRTPLRLHGKLNLVWLLGVVLCVALVKPGEEFLGMGFVSFPFMRELLMLGLVALSLNLTPGRIREMNKFNYAAILEVAALFIGIFIAMQAPIEILRASGERLEPLLSSPMRFFWATGALSSFLDNAPTYVVFFESAVSMTPHDAVGPGVLHLVDGGTIQQSMLTAISLGAVFMGAMTYIGNGPNFMVRSIAEQAGVKMPSFFGYMIYSVGILVPLFLAVTLIFVH
- a CDS encoding thioredoxin family protein, with the protein product MMSGETKPWWRRDWLALMLIGALVAVYLWNLRPLPPLEGWDSTYEAALAEAQAGKKHILLAFSQKGCAPCMIMERRVLPSRTVVDALKTYIPVKVDVVADPALAERYHVFATPTYIVTDAQGEPLARTEGSTSAKDFAAFLSIAEEARPQRTLTQ
- the uvrA gene encoding excinuclease ABC subunit UvrA produces the protein MSDSSCIRIIGARQHNLRTVSVDIPRGRLTVVTGPSGSGKSSLAFDTLYAEGQRRYVESLSAYARQFLEQLPKPDVERIEGLSPTIAIEQRGTTPGPRSTVATSTEIYDYLRVLFARLGRPHCPTCGRVIARQTVAQMVDAVLVDERERRILVLAPVVQDRRGAHEQLLQRVARDGFTRVRVDGSVHAIDTLPPLDARRRHTVEVVVDRLVVRAGIAQRLADSIELATRTGDGRVIVAGESADGPTGWVDERFSASLCCPDHPHVIVPELTPQLFSFNSPHGACPKCHGLGTTLEFDVDLVIPDRERSLAEGAVAAWRNQGKRLNGLYARLIAEFCEHFGVLPDAPVRTLAPQTLDLLLHGTTGEQEKEFGAAFEGVLPNLRRRWADTDSDSLKQRLHAFLSESPCPACNGSRLRPEARCVLVKELNIAELTSRTIARAKTFFESLSFDKSDIPIAEPLIRDIRHRLRFLNEAGLEYLSLDRTTATLSGGEWQRIRLATQIGGGLAGVCYVLDEPTIGLHPRDSRRLASILRNLADLGNTVVVVEHDEEIIVAADHLIDVGPGAGDRGGRIVAEGPPHAVLRSDESSTARFLRGELSIPVPDRRREPDFDRCVALTGVTANNLKNLEVRFPLGRFLCVTGVSGSGKSTLVSDVLVRALRRAVEHKGARPGSFQEIRGAELVDRIVEVDQSPLGRTPRSNPATYVGVFDLIRKLYARTRTARIRGYGPNRFSFNVKGGRCDACEGQGTRRVTMHFLPDVFMTCAECGGSRYNRETLEVRYRGKTIADVLDMRVEEAATFFEQFRLIRKRLQVLRDVGLSYVAMGQASNTLSGGEAQRIKLAAELQRGGEGHTIYVLDEPTTGLHFGDVRQLAAVLNRLVERGDTVLCIEHNLDIIKSADWIIDLGPEGGDAGGFLVAEGPPEQIAQDAKSHTGQFLRPRLLGVAPLVRA